From the Marispirochaeta aestuarii genome, the window AGATTCCGGCAAGGATATCTACAATGGAGCCTGTGGGCGGCGGAAAACCGATCACAAAGTAGTTTCCCCGTTGAAAAGGGGGAATATGCTCCAGGGCAAGGTTAATCCACCAGGCAAAGAACACGACAATATTACTGATCAGGATTACACGGAAAACCGACATCAGCGTCGGTCTGAACCCCCTCCCCGCCACAAGGTACAATCCGCAGGCAATTATGAGCCCATGGGAGATAAAGAATGAGAAGTACTTGTATTCCGGAAAACCCCGATACCCGATATCCGGGGCCAGAAGGGCCTGGAGGGCTCCGCCGATCCCCCAGAAGAAGATGAGCTCAAAGAGGACTTGCCGCAGTTTCCCGGCTGGCAGGGCAAAAACGAAGCAGAGAATCAGTATTGATAGACCACACATCTGTACCATCAGGGCCCAGGCGGCGTGCCACCCGCCGGTAAAATACCAGTAGAACTGATAGATTATCTCGTTCAGCCAGAGACTCGCCACAAGAAGAAATTCGATTATATGTCGTTTCTCTTCGGTACTCCTGCGGGCGGCGGTGACCACCAGTATCCATAAAAGTACCAGTCCCGCCAGCCCGGCGTAATGCTGGGCGGAAAAGTGACGGAATTCACCGCTCAGGCGGCCGGTCCCCGCCTGGATTGTAACCTCCCCGCCTTTCAGTCGCTCTCCAGTGTTCCCGACTACAAACAGACTCAGCTTCCATTCCCCGTCTTCCGGGAGATCGATCAGGGACCGGAACGACGCGAGCAGAAAGGATCCCCCCTTTTCATATCTGACCATCTCT encodes:
- a CDS encoding YwaF family protein — its product is MKRFPPFLALFFVFSLISVQLGFLLADAVNPTGLKFSAPRNGGQYANPVPVEGVAWYYGKEDYRVELLASQKGETVFRTEVPREMVRYEKGGSFLLASFRSLIDLPEDGEWKLSLFVVGNTGERLKGGEVTIQAGTGRLSGEFRHFSAQHYAGLAGLVLLWILVVTAARRSTEEKRHIIEFLLVASLWLNEIIYQFYWYFTGGWHAAWALMVQMCGLSILILCFVFALPAGKLRQVLFELIFFWGIGGALQALLAPDIGYRGFPEYKYFSFFISHGLIIACGLYLVAGRGFRPTLMSVFRVILISNIVVFFAWWINLALEHIPPFQRGNYFVIGFPPPTGSIVDILAGIFGPAPWYALGLEILGLALFLTMWLPFGVKGLVRRSGSG